The following proteins are co-located in the Labrys monachus genome:
- a CDS encoding ABC transporter permease, protein MESIRSTALEPTRRELAVLPAWQRAGRMVPVYGLPILTILLIAFFSAVLPHTFPTLLNLRSILGDKSIIALLALAAMIPMMAGRIDLTVGYGIVMWHVLAISLQTQLGLSWPAAVLVVLLLGTALGLLNGLLVEIAQIDSFIATLGTGTVLYALALWHTGGRQVVGSLPAGFTELYTASFLGIPVAAIYVLAISIVLWIFADYLPAGRMLYAIGANQRAASLNGIRTRRFVIGAFVASGAIGAFAGVVLAAKLRIGQASVGLEFLLPALVGAFLGSTTIKPGRVNVWGTVIGVTILAVGISGIQQFGGAFYIEPLFNGATLLVAIGIAGYAQRRRAGERALPRPAPVKNP, encoded by the coding sequence ATGGAATCCATCAGGTCGACCGCGCTCGAGCCGACGCGGCGGGAACTCGCCGTGCTACCGGCCTGGCAGCGCGCGGGGCGGATGGTGCCGGTCTACGGACTGCCGATCCTGACGATCCTGCTGATCGCCTTCTTCTCGGCGGTGCTGCCGCACACCTTTCCGACCCTCCTCAATTTGCGGTCGATCCTCGGCGACAAGTCGATCATCGCCCTGCTGGCGCTCGCCGCGATGATTCCGATGATGGCGGGCCGCATCGACCTGACGGTCGGCTACGGCATCGTCATGTGGCATGTCCTTGCCATCAGTCTCCAGACGCAGCTCGGCCTGAGCTGGCCGGCCGCCGTGCTCGTCGTCCTGCTGCTCGGCACGGCGCTCGGCCTCCTCAACGGGCTCCTCGTCGAGATCGCGCAGATCGACTCCTTCATCGCGACCTTGGGCACCGGCACCGTCCTCTACGCCCTCGCGCTCTGGCACACCGGCGGACGCCAGGTCGTCGGCTCGCTGCCGGCCGGCTTCACCGAACTCTACACGGCCAGTTTCCTCGGCATCCCCGTGGCGGCCATCTATGTGCTGGCGATCAGCATCGTCCTGTGGATCTTCGCCGACTATCTGCCGGCCGGGCGCATGCTCTATGCCATCGGCGCCAACCAGCGCGCCGCCTCGCTCAACGGCATCCGCACCCGCCGATTCGTCATCGGCGCCTTCGTCGCATCCGGCGCGATCGGCGCCTTCGCCGGGGTGGTGCTCGCCGCCAAGCTCCGCATCGGCCAGGCCAGCGTCGGCCTCGAATTCCTCCTCCCGGCCCTGGTCGGCGCCTTCCTCGGTTCCACCACCATCAAGCCGGGCCGCGTCAATGTCTGGGGCACGGTGATCGGGGTGACCATCCTCGCCGTCGGGATTTCGGGCATCCAGCAATTCGGCGGCGCCTTCTACATCGAACCCCTCTTCAACGGCGCGACGCTGCTCGTCGCCATCGGCATCGCCGGCTATGCGCAGCGCCGCCGTGCCGGCGAACGCGCCCTTCCGCGCCCCGCCCCCGTCAAGAATCCATAA
- the lhgO gene encoding L-2-hydroxyglutarate oxidase, translating to MSSFDLAIVGGGIVGLATALAVSERFPGLSFVVIEKEAELALHQTGRNSGVIHAGVYYQPGSLKARLCKEGAAATIRFCRDHGLPFEQCGKLLVATDDVEMARMAALQERCLANGLEVERLDAAELTRREAHIRGLGALFVPATGIVDYGRVARTMAALVAERGGAIITGAEVRAIREEPAGVVIEAGGQTIWARHMIACAGVMADRIAALCGLDLDFRIVPFRGEYFRLGSDKDAIVRHLIYPVPDPGLPFLGVHLTRMIGGYVTVGPNAVLAFAREGYRFGDIRLRDMREMIAYPGFRKVIRSNFRSGVLEMWNSLSRRRYLQLCRRYCPELTLADLAPYRPGIRAQAVLRDGTLVHDFLIRETSRTIHVCNAPSPAATSALPIGNEIVDRAVARFGWRQA from the coding sequence ATGAGCAGCTTCGATCTTGCCATCGTCGGGGGCGGCATCGTCGGCCTGGCGACGGCGCTGGCGGTGAGCGAGCGCTTTCCCGGCCTGTCGTTCGTCGTCATCGAGAAGGAGGCCGAGCTCGCGCTGCACCAGACCGGCCGCAACAGCGGCGTGATCCATGCCGGCGTCTACTACCAGCCGGGAAGCCTGAAGGCGCGGCTGTGCAAGGAAGGCGCCGCCGCGACGATCCGCTTCTGCCGCGACCACGGCCTCCCCTTCGAGCAATGCGGCAAGCTGCTGGTGGCGACCGACGATGTGGAGATGGCGCGCATGGCGGCGCTGCAGGAGCGCTGCCTGGCTAACGGTCTGGAGGTCGAGCGCCTCGACGCGGCGGAGCTGACGCGGCGGGAGGCGCATATAAGGGGGCTCGGCGCCCTCTTCGTGCCGGCCACCGGCATCGTCGATTACGGCCGGGTGGCCCGCACAATGGCGGCGCTGGTCGCCGAACGGGGCGGCGCGATCATCACCGGCGCCGAGGTGCGCGCCATCCGCGAGGAGCCGGCGGGTGTGGTCATCGAGGCCGGCGGGCAGACCATCTGGGCGCGCCACATGATCGCCTGCGCCGGCGTGATGGCCGACCGCATCGCCGCCCTGTGCGGCCTCGATCTCGATTTCCGCATCGTGCCGTTTCGCGGCGAGTATTTCCGCCTGGGCAGCGACAAGGACGCGATCGTCCGCCACCTGATCTATCCCGTTCCCGATCCAGGCCTGCCCTTCCTCGGCGTCCATCTCACGCGCATGATCGGTGGCTATGTCACGGTCGGGCCGAACGCCGTCCTCGCCTTCGCGCGGGAGGGCTACCGCTTCGGCGACATCCGCCTGCGCGACATGCGGGAGATGATCGCCTATCCCGGCTTCAGGAAGGTGATACGAAGCAATTTCCGTTCCGGCGTGCTGGAAATGTGGAATTCGCTGAGCAGACGGCGCTACCTGCAGCTGTGCCGGCGCTACTGCCCGGAGCTGACACTCGCCGATCTCGCCCCCTACCGGCCGGGCATCCGGGCCCAGGCGGTGCTGCGCGACGGCACGCTCGTGCATGATTTCCTCATCCGCGAGACCAGCCGCACCATCCATGTGTGCAACGCCCCCTCGCCCGCCGCGACGTCGGCCCTGCCGATCGGCAACGAGATCGTCGACCGCGCGGTCGCACGGTTCGGATGGCGGCAGGCCTGA
- a CDS encoding IclR family transcriptional regulator, with amino-acid sequence MERSPLFIQSFDKVMRVLEAFSQTEQYLGLGEIVALTGFDKPQAQRCTHTLVETGYLEKHPQTGRFCLGKKCLDLSFHFLRTHPLVTVATPILLQLRRDCGERTNLSLFDGTTLVYVIRLHGKREYPQFSTLMGRRMATFCSAGGRAMLAALPDDEVRAILAQSDLKPMTADTVTDPERIMVEIGRTRARGYGFVVNESAPSEVTVAAAVRDAAGRPVAAVHIAGSLTKWEPGEYEKRFSPFAVETARALSHAGAGQIQIGRGV; translated from the coding sequence ATGGAACGTTCGCCCCTCTTCATTCAGTCCTTCGACAAGGTCATGCGGGTGCTGGAAGCCTTCAGCCAGACGGAGCAATATCTCGGCCTCGGCGAGATCGTGGCCCTGACCGGCTTCGACAAGCCGCAGGCGCAGCGCTGCACCCACACGCTGGTGGAAACCGGCTATCTGGAAAAGCATCCGCAGACCGGGCGTTTCTGCCTCGGCAAGAAATGCCTCGACCTCAGCTTCCATTTCCTGCGCACCCACCCGCTGGTGACGGTGGCGACGCCCATCCTGCTGCAGCTGCGCCGGGATTGCGGGGAACGCACCAATCTCAGCCTCTTCGACGGCACCACGCTGGTCTATGTCATCCGCCTGCACGGCAAGCGCGAATACCCGCAATTCTCGACGCTGATGGGCCGCCGCATGGCTACCTTCTGCTCGGCCGGCGGCCGCGCCATGCTGGCGGCCCTGCCCGACGACGAGGTCCGCGCCATCCTCGCGCAATCGGACCTGAAGCCGATGACGGCGGATACGGTCACCGATCCCGAACGGATCATGGTCGAGATCGGCCGGACGCGGGCGCGCGGCTATGGCTTCGTCGTCAATGAGAGCGCGCCGAGCGAGGTCACCGTCGCCGCTGCGGTGCGCGATGCCGCCGGGCGGCCGGTCGCCGCCGTCCACATCGCCGGCAGCCTGACCAAATGGGAGCCCGGCGAGTATGAGAAGCGCTTCTCGCCCTTCGCCGTCGAGACGGCGCGGGCCCTCAGCCATGCCGGCGCCGGGCAGATCCAGATCGGCAGGGGCGTCTGA
- a CDS encoding helix-turn-helix domain-containing protein codes for MRPLESPGTCPLAGNPAGLQAFVLGPRDERFAVDGDAPTHAIGLGPVTFDASSEGEAGGMLVCINRGEAKLLGHSGRWTLPAGHMVYIPPQRSYRLAAVVPTQLSLVKFTAAEADWHHEGCWAVAMSPLASEMISFAHRWGRDRDRTDPLAEDFFRTVGRLFAEWFSNERKLWTPFGNVPDMQRAIAYARDHLDKASVTETAAAAGMSERTLRRRFKEELGISWRDFVTEMRMSKAMELLRDRHSSVTETALTVGFSSIGAFTVAFTNYTGMTPSLFSRRRCDGLPGSPAAGVSPLPGGSGRSSPAWQ; via the coding sequence ATGCGACCCTTGGAATCACCGGGCACATGTCCCCTGGCCGGCAATCCGGCCGGCCTGCAGGCCTTCGTCCTCGGACCGCGCGACGAGCGCTTTGCCGTCGACGGCGATGCGCCGACCCATGCCATCGGCCTGGGGCCCGTCACCTTCGATGCCAGTTCCGAGGGAGAGGCCGGCGGCATGCTGGTCTGCATCAACAGGGGCGAGGCGAAGCTGCTGGGGCATTCCGGGCGATGGACCCTTCCGGCCGGCCATATGGTCTACATACCGCCGCAGCGCTCCTACCGGCTGGCGGCCGTGGTTCCGACCCAATTGTCCCTGGTCAAGTTCACGGCGGCGGAAGCCGATTGGCACCATGAGGGCTGCTGGGCGGTGGCGATGTCGCCCCTCGCCAGCGAAATGATCTCCTTCGCCCATCGCTGGGGCCGCGACCGCGACCGCACCGATCCCCTCGCCGAGGATTTCTTCCGCACGGTCGGCAGGCTGTTCGCCGAATGGTTCAGCAATGAGCGCAAGCTGTGGACGCCGTTCGGCAACGTGCCGGATATGCAGCGGGCGATCGCTTATGCGCGCGACCATCTCGACAAGGCCAGCGTCACCGAGACGGCCGCCGCCGCCGGCATGTCGGAGCGGACGCTCCGGCGCCGGTTCAAGGAAGAGCTCGGCATCAGCTGGCGGGATTTCGTGACGGAGATGCGCATGAGCAAGGCGATGGAACTGCTCAGGGACAGGCACAGCAGCGTCACCGAAACCGCGCTGACCGTCGGGTTCAGCAGCATCGGCGCCTTCACCGTCGCCTTCACCAATTATACGGGCATGACGCCCAGCCTGTTCTCGCGCCGTCGCTGCGACGGGCTGCCGGGCTCGCCGGCCGCCGGCGTCTCGCCGCTGCCGGGCGGCAGCGGCAGGTCCAGCCCGGCCTGGCAGTAG
- a CDS encoding ABC transporter permease: MKAWQRDLAWIVLAVLVWEILGRWQLVAQGALPAPSAIAARWWLDRSDYPPHIAATALSASLGFLAGSAAAIAAGILFALSPLASRLARGVNIAIFALPPIAVVPILVLCLDGIAPRVVLAALGCYFPVMTATVLGLTQIDPRALDLVRAYGGGAGAVLRLIRARSALPVILSGLKVAAPNAVLGAILAEFGGGGRYGLGAYLIGSLGRADPARLWGIGLSATAMAGLAYALLAVLARRATGQARAVTIAATASPGEAAGPADPLLRLLVLAGAAILPFLIWAGLVDGFHLPALIAKSPAALADYLITGPNAASVQARLLAALGETMPTVLLGLLAGLACAFLLALAGEAAPTLSRLLLPTALVTQTMPLVALTPLLVLLLGRGTAVTIAITVSVTFFPAYVAIAQGLALVPRAALDLPRAYGASWWRQVRIVSIPAALPHLFAAARLGAPRALLGVMIAEWLATGRGLGNLLNQARGRLDYGMIWAVALVSVLISVALYQLVVAGERVTLRRFGGR, from the coding sequence ATGAAGGCCTGGCAGCGAGATCTCGCCTGGATCGTCCTCGCCGTGCTCGTCTGGGAAATCCTCGGCCGATGGCAGCTGGTGGCGCAGGGGGCCCTGCCGGCGCCAAGCGCGATCGCGGCGCGCTGGTGGCTCGACCGGAGCGACTATCCCCCTCATATCGCGGCCACCGCCCTGTCCGCATCGCTCGGCTTCCTCGCCGGCAGCGCGGCGGCGATCGCCGCCGGCATCCTGTTCGCCCTGTCGCCGCTCGCCTCGCGGCTCGCCCGCGGCGTCAACATCGCCATCTTCGCCCTGCCGCCGATCGCCGTCGTGCCGATCCTGGTGCTCTGCCTCGACGGCATCGCGCCGCGGGTGGTGCTGGCGGCGCTCGGCTGCTACTTCCCGGTGATGACGGCGACGGTCCTCGGCCTGACGCAGATCGATCCGCGCGCGCTCGACCTGGTGCGCGCCTATGGCGGGGGCGCCGGCGCGGTGCTGCGCCTGATCCGCGCCCGCAGCGCGCTGCCGGTCATCCTGAGCGGCCTCAAGGTGGCCGCTCCCAATGCCGTGCTGGGCGCGATCCTCGCCGAGTTCGGCGGCGGCGGCCGCTACGGGCTCGGCGCCTATCTCATCGGTTCGCTCGGCCGGGCCGATCCGGCGAGGCTCTGGGGCATCGGCCTGTCGGCCACTGCCATGGCGGGCCTGGCCTATGCCCTCCTCGCCGTCCTGGCGCGCCGCGCCACCGGGCAGGCGCGCGCCGTCACCATCGCGGCGACGGCAAGCCCGGGCGAGGCGGCGGGGCCGGCCGATCCGCTGCTGCGCCTGCTCGTCCTCGCCGGGGCCGCCATCCTGCCGTTCCTGATCTGGGCCGGCCTGGTGGACGGCTTCCATTTGCCGGCCCTGATCGCCAAATCGCCGGCGGCGCTCGCCGACTATCTGATCACCGGGCCGAATGCGGCGTCCGTCCAGGCCCGTCTCCTCGCCGCGCTGGGTGAAACCATGCCGACGGTGCTGCTCGGACTGCTCGCCGGCCTCGCCTGCGCCTTCCTCCTCGCCCTTGCCGGCGAAGCCGCGCCCACCCTGTCGCGCCTCCTGCTGCCGACCGCGCTGGTGACTCAGACCATGCCCCTCGTGGCGCTGACGCCGCTCCTCGTCCTGCTGCTGGGGCGGGGCACCGCCGTCACCATCGCCATCACCGTCTCCGTGACCTTCTTTCCGGCCTATGTCGCCATCGCCCAGGGGCTCGCCCTCGTGCCGCGTGCGGCCCTCGATCTGCCTCGCGCCTATGGCGCGTCGTGGTGGCGACAGGTGCGCATCGTCTCGATTCCGGCGGCGCTGCCGCATCTGTTCGCCGCGGCCCGCCTCGGGGCGCCCCGCGCCCTGCTGGGGGTGATGATCGCCGAATGGCTCGCCACCGGGCGCGGCCTCGGCAATCTGCTCAACCAGGCGCGCGGCCGGCTCGACTACGGCATGATCTGGGCGGTGGCGCTCGTCTCGGTGCTGATCTCCGTCGCGCTCTACCAGCTGGTCGTCGCCGGCGAGCGCGTCACATTGAGGCGCTTCGGCGGGCGATAG
- a CDS encoding polysaccharide deacetylase family protein: MTTAHWPDGIRLVISISMQMEAGGEAPYGPGGPFSGFIDMDPSYPDFPTKSWYKYGYREGIQRMLDLWDKFGIKVTSHMVGSAVDRAPEIAREIVERGHEAAAHGRDWVQQYDLEYEAERKFIQDNIDSVRRATGQTPIGYNGAAMRGTINTLKILQDLGFRYFIDDVSRDEPFLIKVRDRDMAIVPYTLNLNDIIQFEAYKFSTLEFEQQLKDEFDQLYEEAAVRRRMMAISTHDRIQGRPYRVRSLGRFLEYAARHKGVAFLRKDRIAEIVYADPDPLRDVNEHEAWAAWERANGRQKITPVA, translated from the coding sequence ATGACCACAGCGCATTGGCCCGACGGCATCCGCCTCGTGATCTCGATCTCGATGCAGATGGAAGCAGGCGGCGAAGCCCCCTACGGCCCCGGCGGCCCCTTCTCGGGGTTCATCGACATGGACCCCTCCTATCCCGACTTCCCGACCAAGTCCTGGTACAAATATGGCTATCGGGAGGGCATCCAGCGCATGCTCGACCTCTGGGACAAATTCGGCATCAAGGTGACCTCCCACATGGTCGGCTCTGCCGTCGACAGGGCCCCCGAGATCGCCCGGGAGATCGTCGAGCGCGGCCACGAGGCCGCGGCCCATGGGCGCGACTGGGTGCAGCAATATGATCTCGAATACGAGGCCGAGAGGAAGTTCATCCAGGACAATATCGACAGCGTGCGGCGGGCGACCGGGCAGACGCCGATCGGCTATAACGGCGCCGCGATGCGCGGCACCATCAACACGCTGAAGATCCTGCAGGATCTCGGCTTCCGCTATTTCATCGACGACGTCAGCCGCGACGAACCCTTCCTGATCAAGGTGCGCGACCGCGACATGGCGATCGTGCCCTACACGCTGAACCTCAACGACATCATCCAGTTCGAAGCCTATAAATTCTCCACCCTCGAATTCGAGCAGCAGCTCAAGGATGAATTCGACCAGCTCTACGAGGAAGCCGCGGTGCGCCGCCGCATGATGGCGATCTCGACGCATGACCGCATCCAGGGCCGGCCCTATCGCGTGCGCTCGCTCGGACGCTTCCTGGAGTATGCCGCCCGGCACAAGGGCGTGGCCTTCCTGCGCAAGGACCGCATCGCCGAGATCGTCTATGCCGATCCCGATCCGCTGCGCGACGTCAACGAGCACGAGGCCTGGGCGGCGTGGGAGCGCGCCAACGGCCGGCAGAAGATCACGCCGGTGGCGTGA
- a CDS encoding sugar ABC transporter ATP-binding protein produces the protein MQDRHGLAPEGVVTPSSSSPGGEAIFHVRGIAKRFGGTTALREVSFSVSRGEIVALLGENGAGKSTLIKIMAGVFRADAGTMLFGGETVSAAAKAGRIAFIHQDLGLIPWMTVAENMMMGTGYPRRGGLIDWRKGRAQAREALALVGGDLDPDDRVATLSRTEKSLVAIARALAGKAELIVLDEPTASLPQSEVDRLHDVLRGLRGRGVGMIYVSHRLEEVYALTDRVVILRDGAVVACQRTADLDADELVRLIIGKAPDQVFVRPPARSHGRDLLRLEGLCTGEAGPLDLALGKGEIVGLVGLRGAGQDLVGKTLFGVEKPRAGRMLLSGEHFLPRDPFAAIEQGVLMVAGDRNAESIAHGMNIRENMFLNPVAAGRPLLSPRSRPSEEAEARQLGAAVGLRPNAPSALIGTLSGGNQQKVVMARWIRIGGRLLILEDPTAGVDVGAKAEIYRLLGDAVGRDQGVLLISTDFEEVTSICHRAYVFRSGRIVAELAGEALSIEALMNAASLSPTTAAA, from the coding sequence ATGCAGGATCGGCACGGCCTTGCCCCGGAAGGCGTAGTCACGCCCTCCTCCTCGTCTCCCGGCGGCGAGGCCATCTTTCATGTCCGGGGCATCGCCAAGCGCTTCGGCGGAACGACAGCGCTGCGCGAGGTCTCCTTTTCCGTCTCCAGGGGAGAGATCGTCGCTCTTCTCGGCGAGAACGGCGCGGGCAAGTCGACATTGATCAAGATCATGGCCGGCGTCTTCCGCGCCGATGCCGGCACCATGCTGTTCGGAGGCGAGACCGTCTCCGCCGCGGCGAAGGCCGGCCGGATCGCGTTCATCCACCAGGACCTCGGATTGATTCCCTGGATGACGGTGGCGGAGAACATGATGATGGGGACGGGCTATCCGCGCCGCGGCGGCCTCATCGACTGGCGCAAGGGCCGCGCACAAGCCAGGGAGGCGCTCGCCCTCGTCGGCGGCGACCTCGATCCCGACGACCGCGTCGCCACCCTGAGCCGGACCGAGAAATCCCTCGTCGCCATCGCCCGCGCCCTCGCCGGCAAGGCCGAGCTGATCGTCCTCGACGAGCCGACGGCGAGCCTGCCGCAATCGGAAGTCGACCGGCTGCACGATGTGCTGCGGGGGCTGCGCGGCCGCGGGGTCGGCATGATCTATGTCTCCCACCGCCTCGAAGAGGTCTATGCGCTGACCGATCGCGTCGTGATCCTGCGCGACGGTGCCGTGGTCGCCTGCCAGCGTACGGCGGATCTCGATGCGGACGAACTCGTTCGCCTGATCATCGGCAAGGCGCCCGACCAGGTCTTCGTCCGCCCGCCGGCGCGCAGCCACGGCCGCGATCTCCTGCGCCTCGAAGGCCTGTGCACCGGCGAGGCCGGGCCGCTCGACCTCGCGCTCGGCAAAGGCGAGATCGTCGGCCTCGTCGGCCTGCGCGGGGCGGGCCAGGACCTCGTCGGCAAGACGCTCTTCGGCGTCGAAAAACCCCGCGCCGGACGGATGCTGCTGTCCGGAGAACACTTCCTGCCCCGCGATCCCTTCGCCGCCATCGAGCAGGGCGTGCTGATGGTCGCCGGCGACCGCAACGCCGAATCGATCGCGCATGGCATGAACATCCGCGAAAACATGTTCCTCAATCCCGTGGCCGCGGGGCGGCCCCTGCTCAGCCCGCGGTCGAGGCCGTCCGAGGAGGCGGAGGCGCGGCAGCTGGGCGCCGCCGTCGGCCTCCGGCCCAACGCCCCCTCGGCCCTGATCGGGACCCTATCGGGCGGCAACCAGCAGAAGGTCGTGATGGCGCGCTGGATCCGCATCGGCGGCAGGCTGCTGATCCTCGAAGACCCGACCGCGGGGGTGGATGTCGGCGCCAAGGCGGAGATCTACCGCCTCCTCGGCGACGCCGTCGGCCGTGACCAGGGCGTGCTGCTCATCTCGACCGATTTCGAGGAAGTCACGTCCATCTGCCACCGGGCCTATGTGTTCCGGTCCGGCCGCATCGTCGCCGAACTCGCGGGCGAGGCCCTGTCCATCGAGGCGCTGATGAATGCGGCCTCCCTGTCGCCGACGACGGCGGCGGCCTGA
- a CDS encoding ABC transporter ATP-binding protein, with amino-acid sequence MRPARDVVVRDLDKTFRLRGQAFTALDKVSLACPAGSFTALIGPSGCGKSTILRLALGLDRPDRGSVTIGGAPPAEAIRRGETGIAFQDPALLPWRSVEANIALPLDVLGQPRRKAAGRIANLIGLVGLGGFERALPGELSGGMRQRVAIARALVTDPAVLFLDEPFGALDQILRRQMNIELQRIWLESHATTLLVTHGIDEAVFLADRIAVMHSRPGRIAGIVEVPFARPRLPSLFTDPAFHRLTDQVAEALHGTPVE; translated from the coding sequence ATGAGGCCGGCACGCGACGTCGTCGTCCGCGACCTCGACAAGACCTTCCGCCTGCGGGGGCAGGCTTTCACCGCGCTCGACAAGGTGTCGCTCGCCTGCCCCGCGGGCTCCTTCACCGCGCTGATCGGCCCCTCCGGCTGCGGCAAGTCGACCATCCTCCGGCTGGCGCTGGGGCTCGACCGCCCCGACCGGGGCAGCGTGACGATCGGCGGGGCGCCTCCCGCCGAGGCGATCCGGCGCGGGGAGACGGGCATCGCCTTCCAGGACCCGGCCCTGCTGCCCTGGCGTTCGGTCGAAGCCAATATCGCCCTGCCCCTCGACGTGCTCGGACAGCCGCGGCGCAAGGCCGCCGGCCGTATCGCGAACCTGATCGGCCTCGTCGGCCTCGGCGGCTTCGAGCGGGCCTTGCCCGGCGAACTGTCGGGTGGCATGCGCCAGCGCGTCGCCATCGCCCGCGCGCTGGTGACCGACCCGGCGGTGTTGTTCCTCGACGAGCCCTTCGGCGCGCTGGACCAGATCCTGCGCCGCCAGATGAACATCGAGCTGCAGCGCATCTGGCTCGAAAGCCACGCGACGACGCTGCTCGTCACCCACGGCATCGACGAGGCCGTCTTCCTAGCGGACCGCATCGCCGTGATGCACAGCCGTCCCGGCCGCATCGCCGGCATCGTCGAGGTGCCCTTCGCGCGGCCGCGCCTGCCCTCCCTCTTCACCGATCCGGCTTTCCACCGCCTCACCGACCAGGTGGCGGAAGCGCTGCACGGGACGCCCGTCGAATGA
- a CDS encoding substrate-binding domain-containing protein, producing MTRQTTIAMAGLALALLPLHAARSQDAGAEAAKAYVTAISKPNPPWTGPTAGPAAQKGKTIVYVSADQRNGGALGVGEGLQEAGAAIGWTVRVLDGQGTVSGHSSALQQAMALKPDGIVLGTVDAKEQQELIAQAVSAGIKVVGWHSVTKPGPSEEFKLFDNIATDPLDVAKAAASFAVADSDGKAGVVIFTDSAYAIAIAKSDAMAAVVKACGGCRLLDVEDTPLADASTRMPQLTTALLQRFGADWTYSLSINDLTFDFMSSSLISAGIAADGHPRNISAGDGSEAAFQRIRSNAYQSATVAEPLRLHGWQAVDELNRAFSGAPASGFSAPVHLVTSANIGSDGGPKNAYDPDNGYRDVYRKIWGVE from the coding sequence ATGACAAGGCAAACCACCATCGCCATGGCCGGCCTCGCTCTGGCCCTGCTGCCTCTCCACGCCGCCCGCTCGCAGGACGCCGGGGCCGAAGCGGCAAAGGCCTACGTCACCGCGATCTCGAAGCCGAATCCGCCCTGGACCGGCCCGACCGCCGGCCCGGCCGCGCAGAAGGGCAAGACCATCGTCTACGTCTCCGCCGACCAGCGCAACGGCGGCGCCCTCGGCGTCGGCGAAGGACTGCAGGAGGCGGGCGCGGCGATCGGCTGGACGGTACGGGTGCTGGACGGACAGGGCACCGTGTCCGGACATTCCTCGGCCCTGCAGCAGGCGATGGCGCTCAAGCCGGACGGCATCGTACTCGGCACCGTCGACGCGAAGGAGCAGCAGGAGCTGATCGCGCAGGCGGTTTCCGCCGGGATCAAGGTCGTCGGCTGGCACTCGGTCACCAAGCCCGGCCCGTCCGAGGAATTCAAGCTCTTCGACAACATCGCCACCGATCCGCTCGACGTTGCCAAGGCCGCCGCCTCCTTCGCCGTGGCCGATTCCGACGGCAAGGCCGGCGTCGTCATCTTCACGGATTCGGCCTATGCCATCGCCATCGCGAAGTCGGATGCGATGGCGGCGGTGGTCAAGGCCTGCGGCGGCTGCCGGCTGCTCGACGTCGAGGATACGCCCCTCGCCGATGCCAGCACCCGCATGCCGCAGCTCACGACCGCGCTGCTACAGCGCTTCGGAGCGGACTGGACCTATTCGCTGAGCATCAACGACCTGACCTTCGACTTCATGTCCTCCTCGCTGATCTCGGCGGGCATCGCCGCTGACGGCCATCCCCGCAACATCTCGGCGGGCGACGGCAGCGAGGCCGCGTTCCAGCGCATCCGGAGCAATGCCTACCAGTCGGCGACGGTGGCCGAGCCGCTGCGGCTCCATGGCTGGCAGGCGGTGGACGAACTCAACCGAGCCTTCTCTGGCGCGCCCGCGTCCGGCTTCAGCGCGCCCGTCCATCTGGTGACCTCGGCCAATATCGGCTCCGACGGCGGCCCGAAGAACGCCTACGACCCCGACAACGGCTATCGCGACGTCTACCGCAAGATCTGGGGCGTCGAATAG